Proteins from a single region of Undibacterium sp. KW1:
- the ribD gene encoding bifunctional diaminohydroxyphosphoribosylaminopyrimidine deaminase/5-amino-6-(5-phosphoribosylamino)uracil reductase RibD — translation MDKQADYAYMQQALELARRATIETSPNPKVGCVIVRDGQVLGQGWTQPVGQAHAEVQALRDAAAKGHDVRGATAYVTLEPCSHFGRTPPCANGLRDAGIARVVAAMQDANPQVAGRGLSILREAGVEVECGTFPDLALQARELNIGFFQRMETGKPWVRMKVAGSLDGITALSNGQSQWITGSAARRDGHQWRARADAILTGIGTVLADDPMMNVRGVDTPRQPQKIIVDSHLRMSPQAKVLQGGALIVCAEPDAEKQVQLEQAGAEVICLPGANQQVDLPALMQELGRRQINELHVEAGATLNGALIAQGCVNELLLYLAPKLLGSGAGLFNLPELTHVDQASVLQFHEISQVGDDLRVLARLK, via the coding sequence ATGGATAAGCAGGCTGATTATGCTTACATGCAGCAAGCGCTGGAGCTGGCCAGACGCGCGACCATAGAAACTTCACCCAACCCCAAAGTGGGTTGCGTGATAGTGCGTGATGGTCAGGTGCTGGGGCAGGGCTGGACGCAGCCAGTAGGGCAGGCGCATGCTGAGGTGCAGGCCTTGCGTGACGCCGCCGCAAAAGGCCATGATGTGCGTGGCGCTACAGCCTATGTCACGCTGGAACCATGTAGCCATTTTGGCCGTACACCACCTTGTGCAAACGGTTTGCGTGATGCCGGTATTGCGCGTGTGGTCGCTGCCATGCAGGATGCCAATCCACAAGTAGCAGGGCGCGGTTTAAGTATCTTACGGGAAGCTGGTGTTGAAGTTGAGTGTGGTACTTTTCCTGATCTCGCCTTGCAGGCACGCGAATTGAACATAGGTTTTTTCCAGCGCATGGAAACCGGCAAGCCCTGGGTCAGGATGAAAGTTGCCGGTAGCCTCGATGGCATCACCGCCTTGAGCAATGGCCAAAGCCAGTGGATTACCGGGTCAGCAGCCAGGCGGGACGGTCATCAATGGCGGGCGCGTGCTGATGCGATTTTGACTGGGATAGGTACCGTGCTGGCAGATGACCCCATGATGAATGTCCGCGGCGTAGACACGCCACGTCAGCCACAAAAAATCATTGTTGACTCCCATCTGCGCATGTCGCCACAAGCCAAAGTGTTGCAAGGCGGGGCCTTGATTGTCTGTGCTGAGCCTGATGCTGAAAAACAGGTGCAACTGGAACAGGCCGGGGCAGAAGTGATTTGCTTGCCAGGTGCAAATCAGCAAGTCGATTTGCCCGCCCTGATGCAAGAACTGGGACGCAGGCAAATCAATGAATTGCATGTGGAAGCAGGCGCGACTCTGAACGGTGCATTGATTGCGCAAGGCTGTGTCAATGAATTATTGCTGTACCTGGCGCCCAAGCTGTTGGGTAGTGGAGCTGGTTTATTTAATTTACCTGAATTGACACATGTGGATCAGGCGAGTGTTTTGCAATTTCACGAAATCAGCCAAGTGGGTGATGATTTGCGGGTACTGGCTCGCTTGAAATAA
- the apbC gene encoding iron-sulfur cluster carrier protein ApbC, translated as MSITVDDIKAALAKVTDPNTNKDLITTKSVKNIKIEGADVSLDVELGYPAKSQFEMMRAAVVAAIAALPGVSKVSVNVSSKIIAHAVQPGIKLMPKVKNIIAVASGKGGVGKSTTAVNLALALAAEGAAVGILDADIYGPSQPMMMGISGRPETVDGKTMEPLENHGLQVSSIGFMIDPDEPMVWRGPIVTQALQQLLGQTNWRDLDYLIVDMPPGTGDVQLTLSQKVPVTGAIIVTTPQDIALLDARKGLKMFEKVGIPILGIVENMSIHICSNCGHAEHIFGEGGGQKMCADFGVDFLGGLPLTMSIRQQADSGTPTVVAEPDGQIAGLYKDIARKVAIKVAEKAKDMTSKFPTITIQNT; from the coding sequence ATGAGTATTACAGTTGACGACATTAAAGCCGCATTGGCAAAAGTGACAGACCCAAACACGAATAAAGACCTGATAACGACTAAATCAGTAAAAAATATCAAGATAGAAGGCGCAGATGTGAGCCTGGATGTTGAACTGGGTTACCCGGCCAAAAGCCAGTTTGAAATGATGCGCGCTGCCGTAGTTGCAGCCATTGCTGCCCTGCCTGGTGTGAGCAAGGTCAGTGTCAATGTGAGTTCAAAAATCATTGCGCATGCGGTGCAGCCTGGTATCAAGCTCATGCCCAAGGTCAAGAACATTATTGCAGTTGCCTCTGGCAAGGGCGGGGTCGGCAAATCGACCACCGCTGTGAATCTGGCGCTGGCGCTGGCTGCAGAGGGTGCGGCGGTCGGTATTCTGGATGCCGACATCTACGGCCCTTCGCAACCCATGATGATGGGTATTTCTGGTCGCCCTGAAACGGTCGACGGTAAAACCATGGAGCCATTGGAAAACCATGGTCTGCAGGTATCCTCTATCGGTTTTATGATAGACCCGGATGAACCCATGGTCTGGCGTGGTCCCATTGTTACCCAGGCCCTGCAGCAATTGCTGGGGCAAACCAATTGGCGTGACCTGGATTATCTCATCGTTGATATGCCACCAGGTACGGGTGATGTGCAACTGACTCTATCGCAAAAAGTGCCGGTGACTGGCGCCATTATTGTGACAACGCCACAAGATATCGCCTTGCTGGATGCGCGCAAGGGACTCAAGATGTTTGAAAAAGTCGGTATCCCTATCCTGGGCATCGTCGAAAACATGAGCATCCATATCTGCTCCAACTGTGGTCATGCCGAGCATATTTTTGGCGAGGGCGGTGGTCAGAAAATGTGCGCCGATTTTGGCGTCGATTTCCTCGGTGGCCTGCCTTTGACGATGAGCATACGCCAGCAAGCTGATTCTGGTACACCTACCGTGGTTGCCGAACCTGATGGGCAAATCGCCGGTCTGTATAAAGACATCGCCCGCAAGGTTGCCATCAAGGTTGCGGAAAAGGCCAAGGACATGACCAGCAAATTCCCCACCATCACCATACAAAATACCTGA
- a CDS encoding carboxypeptidase regulatory-like domain-containing protein produces the protein MQIQAKLPPRKFRLPLSVLGLLSYSLTAQAGLLVGHLTDKNGQAMGNAVLFATPLDTPSPAKKPGETSVVAQENYAFSPFLTVIRSGTQVRFPNKDNHEHHLKSFSPAKTFELRVNSKKEEPAPILFDKAGEVALVCHFHDWMRGYIYVVDTPYFSRTDASGSVALNNLPAGKYEVKAWAPNMFGEPLAQTVQVANDGPTNVKFQFNFVPKAPPAPRNLSKSATFGYD, from the coding sequence ATGCAAATCCAAGCAAAACTGCCGCCCCGCAAATTCCGCCTGCCATTATCTGTTTTGGGATTGCTCAGTTATTCACTAACTGCCCAGGCTGGCTTGCTGGTGGGGCATTTGACCGACAAGAACGGGCAAGCCATGGGCAATGCTGTTCTGTTCGCAACGCCGCTGGACACCCCATCTCCCGCCAAAAAACCGGGCGAAACCAGTGTGGTGGCACAAGAAAATTATGCCTTCAGCCCCTTCCTGACTGTCATACGCAGCGGCACACAGGTGCGTTTTCCCAACAAGGATAATCACGAGCATCACCTGAAATCATTTTCTCCTGCAAAGACCTTTGAATTGCGCGTGAACAGCAAGAAAGAAGAACCTGCGCCTATCCTGTTTGATAAAGCGGGTGAAGTAGCCCTGGTTTGCCACTTCCACGACTGGATGCGCGGTTATATTTATGTGGTTGATACACCATATTTTTCCAGGACTGATGCATCGGGCAGTGTCGCCCTTAACAATCTGCCAGCAGGTAAATATGAAGTCAAAGCCTGGGCACCGAATATGTTTGGCGAACCCTTGGCACAAACCGTGCAAGTGGCCAATGATGGGCCAACCAATGTCAAATTTCAGTTCAATTTCGTGCCCAAGGCACCGCCAGCACCCCGCAACTTGAGCAAGAGTGCGACATTTGGTTATGACTGA
- a CDS encoding phage tail sheath family protein — MAVRQRHQSLMAVSPLYQTCMNNIATSVNLLPPAAAMAGVYARTDHTFGVFQSPANTTIINAISPVVTISDQEQGSLNVPLNGLAVNAIRMFPNYGLLVWGARTLAGNSDDWRYISVRRTAMMIEQSVKAALQAYVFQANDNLTWTSVSAVISNFLNAQWKYGALVGSKPADAYSVSVGLGTAMTAQDILDGVMNVTVMVALVHPAEFIVLTFQQQMQTS; from the coding sequence GTGGCAGTGCGTCAGCGCCATCAAAGCCTGATGGCAGTATCACCTCTGTATCAAACCTGCATGAACAATATCGCTACCAGCGTTAACCTGTTACCACCAGCTGCAGCGATGGCTGGCGTATATGCACGTACAGACCATACTTTTGGCGTTTTTCAGTCGCCCGCCAATACAACCATCATCAATGCCATTTCTCCTGTAGTAACGATTAGCGACCAGGAGCAGGGCAGCTTGAATGTACCCTTGAATGGCCTGGCCGTGAATGCGATACGCATGTTTCCCAACTATGGCTTGTTGGTCTGGGGCGCCCGTACCCTGGCGGGGAATAGCGATGACTGGCGCTATATCAGTGTCAGGCGTACGGCGATGATGATAGAGCAATCGGTTAAAGCTGCCTTGCAGGCCTATGTATTTCAGGCTAACGATAATCTGACCTGGACCAGCGTGAGTGCCGTCATCAGCAATTTCTTGAATGCGCAATGGAAGTACGGTGCACTGGTTGGCAGTAAACCAGCGGATGCATATAGTGTCAGTGTAGGGTTGGGAACTGCCATGACAGCCCAGGACATACTTGACGGCGTGATGAATGTCACGGTCATGGTCGCGCTCGTGCATCCTGCAGAATTTATCGTACTGACTTTTCAGCAGCAAATGCAGACCAGCTAA
- a CDS encoding DUF924 family protein produces the protein MDDVHAVLNFWFGLDVDDAKTAQSQAKLWWSKSDDLDAAIRDGFANLTEQAIQGELSGWENTAEGRLALIILCDQFPRNMYRNLPESFAYDAQARLYCEAGLQLQADRQLRPIQRVFFYLPLEHSESLADQDKSVALYDALRREVPEAQRETFDGFYKFAIKHRAIIGRFGRFPHRNAILGRTSTADELAFLAGPGSSF, from the coding sequence ATGGATGATGTACATGCAGTATTAAATTTCTGGTTTGGCCTGGATGTCGACGATGCAAAGACTGCGCAATCCCAGGCCAAGCTATGGTGGTCCAAGAGCGATGACCTGGATGCTGCAATCAGGGACGGTTTTGCCAACCTCACCGAGCAAGCCATACAGGGGGAATTGTCGGGCTGGGAAAATACCGCCGAGGGCAGACTGGCGCTGATTATTCTTTGTGATCAGTTCCCCAGGAATATGTACAGGAACCTGCCTGAATCTTTTGCCTATGATGCGCAGGCCAGGCTTTACTGTGAGGCAGGGCTGCAATTGCAGGCAGACCGTCAGTTGCGCCCCATACAAAGAGTATTCTTTTATCTGCCACTCGAACACTCAGAGTCGCTGGCAGATCAGGACAAATCGGTTGCTTTGTATGACGCATTGCGGCGCGAGGTGCCAGAAGCACAGCGCGAGACTTTTGATGGCTTTTATAAATTCGCGATAAAGCACCGTGCGATTATTGGACGCTTTGGTCGTTTCCCGCACAGGAATGCGATACTCGGACGTACATCTACTGCGGATGAGCTGGCATTTTTAGCTGGACCCGGCTCATCATTTTAA
- a CDS encoding GbsR/MarR family transcriptional regulator, whose protein sequence is MELTPVKQKFILHWGEMGTLWGVNRTVSQIHALLYIVGCPMQAEEIADTLGVARSNVSNSLKELQNWKLVKLAHVMGDRRAHYETSLDVWELFRTVVRERKEREFNPTIATLQQCLDSPELDQEDKATQLRIAETLALMKTVTTWTDEMLRLEPNTLMKLLKMGAAVQKFVRGDDKQ, encoded by the coding sequence ATGGAACTTACACCCGTCAAACAAAAATTTATCCTGCACTGGGGCGAAATGGGCACCTTATGGGGTGTTAACCGTACCGTAAGCCAGATACATGCTCTGCTGTATATCGTCGGTTGCCCCATGCAGGCAGAAGAAATTGCGGACACCTTGGGTGTAGCAAGATCGAATGTCTCCAATTCGCTCAAAGAGCTGCAAAACTGGAAGCTGGTAAAACTGGCGCATGTCATGGGTGACCGCAGGGCGCATTATGAAACTTCGCTGGATGTCTGGGAATTGTTCCGCACGGTAGTACGTGAACGCAAGGAAAGAGAATTCAATCCTACCATCGCTACCCTGCAGCAATGTCTGGATAGCCCGGAACTGGATCAGGAAGACAAGGCCACGCAGTTGCGTATAGCAGAAACCCTGGCGCTGATGAAGACTGTCACCACCTGGACCGATGAAATGCTGAGGCTGGAACCAAATACCCTGATGAAGCTCTTGAAGATGGGTGCGGCAGTACAAAAATTTGTGCGCGGGGATGACAAGCAATAA
- a CDS encoding thiol-disulfide oxidoreductase DCC family protein produces MSDYPLTVLYDASCPVCKLEMDNLRERDQLNKLNFIDASAPGFDVAKYGVSLTEVMRVIHGIKPDGTVVTGVEVIHLAYRAAGLGWLTAFSNWPILKPICNWGYEHFAKNRHWVSEVFADSILRIAARRAEKRSRACKEGRCNIK; encoded by the coding sequence ATGAGCGACTATCCACTGACCGTTTTGTATGACGCATCCTGCCCTGTCTGCAAGCTGGAGATGGACAATTTGCGTGAGCGCGATCAATTGAATAAATTAAATTTCATTGATGCTTCAGCGCCTGGTTTTGATGTCGCAAAATATGGCGTGAGTTTGACAGAAGTGATGCGCGTCATCCATGGCATCAAACCCGATGGCACAGTCGTGACTGGTGTAGAAGTCATACACCTCGCCTATCGCGCCGCTGGTCTGGGTTGGCTGACGGCATTCAGCAATTGGCCCATACTCAAACCCATCTGCAACTGGGGCTATGAGCATTTCGCCAAAAACCGTCACTGGGTTTCTGAAGTATTTGCCGATTCCATCTTGCGCATTGCTGCAAGACGCGCTGAAAAACGGAGCCGCGCATGTAAAGAAGGGCGCTGCAACATCAAATAG
- a CDS encoding SDR family oxidoreductase, with product MKILICGARGFLGRHISHVLQDAGHEVWHGVRQPKLPERLTDPEEIAINYAQDTEPAIWEKRLRSLGQIDVIINAVGILNETPELSFDAIHRDAPAALFYAADRCGVKAVVQISALGGTNEAEHPETMTGYMRSKRAADKVLMDIGPGGLSYLILRPSLVVGIDGGSSQLFRGMTSLPVLGLPGRGEQQVQPVHVDDLCAAIALWLADENRHSMVLNAVGPQAMSYRGMLEIYRSAMGMPAQYMFSIPMPVMRFAASAATLLPQNLLTPDSLRMLEQDNVADATSFATHLGRPAKSHKDWFTGIPDHMLASSAIAGWSLPLFRYALALVWFVTAAVSFGLYPISGSLALLQPLGLSGAPAMFMLMAASTLDLCLGLATLLWPRRILWLMQIALIVGYSGIIAIYSPEYYLHPFGPVLKNLPILALLAYLFAHQTDTRKDTK from the coding sequence ATGAAAATTCTTATCTGCGGCGCCCGAGGTTTTTTAGGCCGCCATATCAGCCATGTTTTGCAAGACGCCGGGCATGAAGTCTGGCATGGCGTACGCCAACCCAAACTGCCTGAACGCCTGACTGATCCTGAAGAAATAGCGATCAATTATGCGCAGGATACCGAGCCAGCCATCTGGGAAAAACGTCTGCGCAGCCTTGGGCAAATTGATGTCATCATCAATGCCGTCGGCATACTCAATGAAACACCAGAATTAAGTTTTGATGCCATCCATCGAGATGCACCTGCTGCCTTGTTTTATGCAGCAGACAGATGTGGCGTCAAAGCAGTCGTACAAATATCTGCCCTCGGTGGTACGAACGAGGCTGAACATCCTGAAACCATGACGGGCTATATGCGCAGCAAGCGCGCTGCTGACAAGGTACTCATGGATATCGGCCCTGGTGGCCTCAGCTACCTGATCCTGCGCCCTTCTTTGGTGGTTGGCATTGATGGTGGTAGTAGCCAGTTATTCCGGGGCATGACCAGCTTACCTGTGCTTGGCTTGCCGGGGCGTGGTGAGCAACAAGTACAACCCGTTCATGTAGATGACTTGTGCGCGGCAATCGCGCTCTGGCTTGCAGATGAAAACCGTCATAGCATGGTCTTGAATGCCGTTGGCCCGCAAGCCATGTCTTACCGGGGCATGCTGGAAATTTATCGATCAGCCATGGGCATGCCTGCACAATACATGTTTTCTATCCCCATGCCTGTGATGCGTTTCGCTGCCAGTGCGGCCACACTGTTGCCGCAAAATCTGCTGACACCAGATAGTTTACGCATGCTGGAACAAGACAATGTAGCCGATGCCACGAGCTTTGCAACACATCTGGGCAGGCCAGCAAAATCGCATAAAGACTGGTTCACGGGCATCCCTGACCATATGCTCGCCAGCAGCGCGATTGCAGGCTGGAGCCTGCCATTATTTCGCTATGCACTGGCCCTGGTCTGGTTTGTCACTGCGGCTGTATCGTTTGGTCTTTACCCGATCTCTGGCAGTCTGGCTTTATTGCAGCCTTTAGGACTCAGCGGGGCACCTGCGATGTTCATGCTGATGGCCGCATCGACCCTTGATTTGTGTCTGGGTCTGGCTACCCTGCTCTGGCCAAGACGCATTTTATGGCTGATGCAAATTGCCCTGATTGTCGGTTATAGCGGCATCATTGCGATTTACTCGCCTGAATATTATTTACATCCATTTGGCCCGGTTCTGAAAAACCTTCCTATCCTGGCTTTACTCGCTTATTTATTTGCTCATCAAACAGACACACGAAAAGACACAAAATGA
- a CDS encoding DUF2269 domain-containing protein translates to MNTYLLLKTLHVLSSVLLVGTGFGSAFYMFFTNRSRQFKAQVVVARLVVLADWCFTTPAVIIQPLTGFAMVHMAGWPLSTPWIMWSFVLYLFAGACWLPVVWLQIRMKAMLEVADANNTTVLPELYWRYAKIWEWLGYPAFIAMIGVYFLMVNKPSF, encoded by the coding sequence ATGAACACCTATCTCTTGCTTAAAACCCTGCATGTCCTGTCTTCTGTCTTACTGGTTGGTACCGGTTTTGGCTCGGCGTTTTATATGTTTTTCACCAATCGCAGCAGGCAATTCAAGGCACAAGTCGTGGTTGCACGGCTGGTCGTACTGGCTGACTGGTGCTTTACCACACCTGCCGTAATCATCCAGCCACTGACCGGCTTTGCCATGGTGCACATGGCAGGCTGGCCCTTGAGCACACCCTGGATCATGTGGTCCTTTGTCTTGTACCTGTTTGCCGGTGCCTGCTGGTTGCCTGTGGTATGGCTGCAAATACGCATGAAAGCCATGCTCGAAGTTGCAGATGCCAACAACACGACTGTGCTGCCAGAGCTGTACTGGCGCTATGCAAAGATATGGGAATGGCTGGGCTACCCTGCATTCATCGCCATGATAGGTGTTTATTTCCTGATGGTGAACAAGCCCAGTTTTTAA
- a CDS encoding sugar-binding domain-containing protein, translating to MRTSRLFMPVLNGFLFLFMSLSAHALQAAQTSPAMPTRSVYDFNPGWKLFVGDAPGAISPAYDDASWKSITLPHAWNEDEAFKKDIADLSTGIAWYRKRFRLPAGAVAGKVFLEFEGVRQAAEVFVNGKSVALHENGVMAFGVDISEAVTTGENTITVRTDNAWDYREKATNQRYQWSNNNFNANYGGIPKNIRLHLSGRLYQTLPLYSNLGTTGTYIYAQDFDVAGKAATITAESQVRNETGVASKLVYEVVITDLDGKKVAAFASPALTIDAGQTANVKAAARVGKLNFWSWGYGYLYDVSTTLKVNGRAVDTVHTRTGFRKTEFANGMIKLNDRVLQMHGYAQRTSNEWPAVGMSVPPWLSDYSNQLMVASNGNLVRWMHVTPWKQDVESADRVGLIQAMPAGDSEADVDGRRWEQRVALMRDAVIYNRNNPSILFYESGNKGISETHMREMKAIRDQYDPYGGRAAGSREMLNSQVAEYGGEMLYINKSARLPFWAMEYSRDEGLRKYWDNYTAPYHKDGDGPLHKGQDASIYNRNQDSHAIENVQRWHDYWRERPGTGRRVSSGGVNIVFSDTNTHHRGAENYRRSGEVDAMRIPKDGFYAHQVIWDGWVDVEQPRIHIIGHWNYTPATTKAITVVSSADAVELFLNGKSLGRGEQSSRFLFSFKDVSWQVGELRAVGYAADGNKLCETVLKTAGEPVALRLSVKAAPTGWRADGADLALVEVEVIDANGQRNPVALNLVDFKLDGPAEWRGGIAQGENNFILSSSLPVEGGVNRVLLRSTTKAGKIRLTATTAGLRSASLEMTTKPVRVDAGLGTQLASAQLPSYLGRGPTPLTPSFKASRLAMDIAKVTAGSNADTTTRSFDDDETTAWHSSSVPGEAWIAYELVRPATLTEAVFKFTGWRERSYPIRISVDGKLVYEGLTPKSLGYVSLPLKAVQGSVVKVELTGIASDSDKAFAMQEVANQKNTDTGAKVVAKGALSIIEAEFYEALH from the coding sequence ATGCGAACATCTCGATTATTCATGCCAGTTCTGAATGGCTTCCTCTTCCTGTTTATGAGTTTGTCTGCGCATGCGCTGCAAGCAGCACAGACTAGTCCAGCTATGCCGACGCGCAGCGTCTATGACTTTAACCCTGGCTGGAAACTATTTGTCGGCGATGCACCGGGCGCAATCAGCCCCGCATACGATGATGCCAGTTGGAAGTCCATTACTTTGCCACATGCATGGAACGAAGATGAAGCATTTAAAAAGGACATCGCCGATCTTTCGACTGGCATTGCCTGGTATCGCAAGCGTTTCCGTTTGCCTGCGGGGGCTGTTGCTGGCAAGGTTTTCCTGGAGTTTGAAGGCGTGCGGCAGGCGGCAGAGGTGTTTGTGAATGGCAAATCCGTCGCCTTGCATGAAAACGGCGTCATGGCTTTTGGCGTCGATATCAGTGAGGCTGTGACTACGGGTGAAAACACCATTACAGTGCGCACCGACAATGCCTGGGATTACCGTGAAAAAGCGACTAACCAGCGCTACCAATGGTCGAACAATAATTTCAATGCGAATTACGGTGGCATCCCCAAAAATATCCGCCTGCATCTGAGTGGCCGTCTGTATCAGACCTTGCCCTTATATTCCAATCTGGGTACTACCGGCACTTACATCTATGCGCAGGATTTTGATGTGGCTGGCAAGGCCGCCACAATTACTGCAGAGTCCCAGGTCAGGAATGAAACGGGGGTAGCCAGCAAGCTTGTCTATGAAGTTGTCATCACTGATCTGGATGGCAAAAAAGTCGCTGCATTTGCCAGCCCGGCCCTAACTATAGACGCCGGACAGACTGCGAATGTCAAAGCCGCAGCACGCGTAGGCAAGCTGAATTTCTGGAGCTGGGGTTATGGCTATCTCTACGATGTCAGCACAACGCTGAAAGTGAATGGCCGCGCTGTGGATACCGTACATACCCGCACCGGTTTTCGCAAAACTGAATTCGCGAATGGCATGATCAAACTGAATGACCGTGTACTGCAAATGCACGGCTATGCACAACGTACTTCGAATGAGTGGCCAGCAGTTGGCATGTCGGTGCCACCCTGGTTAAGCGACTATAGCAATCAATTGATGGTAGCAAGCAATGGCAACCTGGTGCGCTGGATGCACGTGACACCATGGAAGCAGGATGTGGAATCTGCCGACAGGGTAGGGCTGATACAAGCCATGCCGGCTGGTGACTCTGAAGCCGATGTCGATGGTCGCCGCTGGGAACAGAGAGTGGCTTTGATGCGGGATGCCGTCATTTATAACCGCAATAATCCCAGCATCCTGTTCTATGAATCCGGTAACAAGGGCATCAGCGAAACTCATATGCGCGAGATGAAGGCCATACGTGACCAGTATGATCCGTATGGCGGTCGTGCCGCTGGCAGCCGGGAAATGCTGAACAGCCAGGTGGCAGAATATGGTGGTGAAATGCTCTACATCAACAAGAGCGCCAGACTGCCATTCTGGGCCATGGAATATTCGCGTGATGAAGGCTTGCGAAAATACTGGGATAACTATACTGCACCGTATCACAAGGATGGTGATGGTCCTCTGCACAAAGGGCAGGATGCAAGCATCTACAACCGCAATCAGGACTCACACGCCATAGAAAATGTACAGCGCTGGCATGACTATTGGCGCGAACGACCGGGCACCGGCAGGCGTGTCAGCAGCGGCGGTGTCAATATTGTTTTCTCTGACACCAATACCCATCATCGCGGTGCTGAAAATTATCGACGTAGTGGCGAAGTTGATGCCATGCGCATCCCCAAAGACGGCTTTTATGCGCATCAGGTTATCTGGGATGGCTGGGTGGATGTAGAACAGCCACGCATACATATCATAGGCCACTGGAATTACACGCCAGCGACCACCAAGGCGATAACAGTGGTGTCCAGTGCAGATGCAGTGGAACTGTTCCTGAATGGTAAATCCCTGGGCAGAGGTGAGCAGAGTTCACGCTTCCTGTTCAGCTTCAAGGACGTAAGCTGGCAGGTCGGTGAGTTGCGCGCCGTTGGCTATGCTGCAGATGGCAACAAGCTTTGTGAAACCGTATTGAAAACAGCGGGTGAACCGGTGGCTTTGCGCCTGAGTGTCAAAGCTGCGCCAACTGGCTGGCGTGCCGATGGCGCGGACCTGGCGTTGGTTGAGGTGGAAGTCATAGACGCAAACGGCCAGCGCAATCCTGTGGCATTGAATCTGGTTGATTTCAAACTGGATGGCCCGGCAGAATGGCGCGGCGGTATTGCGCAAGGTGAAAATAATTTCATCTTGTCTTCCAGTTTACCGGTCGAGGGTGGTGTCAATCGCGTGCTGTTACGCAGTACTACCAAAGCAGGGAAAATACGTCTGACCGCCACCACCGCAGGCTTGCGATCAGCTAGTCTGGAAATGACTACAAAACCGGTCAGAGTGGATGCCGGTCTGGGTACACAACTGGCCAGCGCGCAATTGCCTTCCTACCTGGGACGTGGCCCGACACCGCTTACTCCTTCATTCAAGGCATCGCGCCTGGCGATGGATATTGCCAAGGTCACAGCGGGTAGCAATGCCGACACTACCACCAGGTCCTTTGATGACGATGAAACCACCGCCTGGCATAGCAGCAGTGTGCCTGGTGAAGCATGGATAGCCTATGAGCTGGTTCGCCCTGCCACACTGACCGAAGCCGTTTTCAAATTCACTGGCTGGCGTGAGCGCAGCTACCCCATACGCATCAGCGTTGATGGCAAGCTGGTCTACGAGGGTTTGACACCCAAGAGCCTGGGCTATGTCAGCCTGCCTTTGAAAGCGGTACAGGGCAGTGTCGTCAAAGTCGAATTGACCGGTATTGCAAGTGACAGCGACAAGGCATTTGCCATGCAAGAGGTCGCCAATCAAAAGAATACGGATACCGGTGCCAAAGTTGTCGCCAAAGGAGCGCTGTCGATTATTGAGGCAGAATTCTATGAGGCGCTGCATTAA